The Gloeobacter violaceus PCC 7421 DNA window CCAGGACCGGGTCTTGCCATCCGTGTGCTGGGAGAACTCACCAAGGACAAAGTCGACATCCTGCGCGAGGCCGACTTCATCTTGCGCCAGGAAGTGAACCGCTCCGGCCGCTACAACGACTACTGGCAGTCGTTTGCGGTGCTGCTGCCGGTCAAGACCGTGGGGGTGATGGGCGACCGGCGCACCTACGCCTACGCCCTCGCCCTGCGCTTTGTGACCAGCGAAGACGGCATGACCGCCGACTGGGCGCGGGTTCCCTACGACCTGCTGGAGCAAATCGCCAACCGCATCGTCAACGAGGTGCCGGGCATCAACCGGGTGGTGCTGGACATCACCTCCAAGCCGCCCGGCACGATCGAGTGGGAGTAAGGTTTCAACCCAGGGCATCGGGATCGATGCCCCGAGAGCGCAGGTAGTCGGCGAGCCGTTCGGCCCGTTGGCGCTCCTGTTCGGCGCGTTGCCGTTCTTGATCGGCGCGCTGCTGCTCCTGGGCGATACGCTCCTCGGCCTGTCTGTACCGCTCCCAGGCCGGCAGCAGCCGCTGTCCCTGCGCGTCGTACCAGTAGAGCCACTCGCGCTGCCAGCCTTCAAATTCGCCCTCAGCGCGGCCGAGACCCAACTGCAATTCAGGCAGCCACACCGGTTCGCCGGGCTGCAACACGTAGCCGGTGTCGGTGAGTTTGTAGACTTCGAGCGGCTGGGGTTTGGGTTTGCGCCGTCCGGGCTTCGGATTGTAAATCGCGTAGTACAGCACGCCCAATTGACGGTACAGCTCCATCTTGCGGTCGTACTCGCTGCGGTAAGTCTGGGAGACTACTTCGAGCACAAAAATCGGGACGGTGCCGTTTTCTTCCCACAGCACGTAGCTGAGCCGACCGGTCGGCTCGACGCGCCGCTCCACTCCGACGCTCAAAAAACCGTCCGGGACGACGGGCGGCTGCAGCGGGTCGAAGTAAATGCCCATGTCGATGGCAAAAAACCAGTCGTTGCGCTCAGCCCACAGCAACACCAGGATCGAGCGCAGCAGGGCGGGGACCAGATCTTGCAGTTCGTTGTCCACAGGCGTTTCGTCGGAATCAGGCAGTTCCGCCGAAGAGGGCAGGCACCGCAGCGGGTCGTACTGAAACATAGTTGCCGGGAACACGGACAACGTTATTCTAGCAAGCCTGGTCAAATGTTCATGCCCTGGATTCAACCGTGGAACAGTTCCGGCTGATTGCCGGTGTAGTCGGCCAGCAGTTGCTGGAGCTTCTCAGGAGCGATGCGCATCGCCCGGGCCAGAGCCACCATGTAATCGCGCTCCTCCGGGGAGACCTCCCGGTCGGCCAGGGCGGTCCGGACCGCCAGCTCGAAGGCGGGCTCCATCTCGTCCGGGGCGAGCGCCCGCACCGCTCCGTTGAATAGCGCCCCCGCCCCTTCTTCCTGGTAGATGCGATTGACCTTGGTACTGGCGGCCTGCATGGCGGCGGCATCGAATTCGGCGTCGAGCAGATGGTCTGCCATTACCCCCAGTTCTTCGGTCTGGACAACGCCGTCGCTAAACATCGCCAGTGCGCCGATGGCCAGCTTCGCCTCCTTGGCGCTCAACGGTTCGGTGCTCACCGCGGTGCTGTTGAACACACTGTCGTACTCCCCGACAACCATTCTGGTCCTCCTGCGCAGACTACGGGAATAGCTACGTATCGGCATTTACGCCAAAACTTCCCGCGAAGATTTTACCAAATGCCACTTGAGCCGCGCATTTGCCGGTAGCGCAATAAGCATTCTTAACGTACTGTCGGCACCGACCCGCCGGGACGGTTTTGCCGGCAGTCGTCCCACCCGGGCCGATGCGACAATGGCGGCAGGCGTGCGGCCCGAGGCCAAGAAGCCAAGTGCTATGTTCCTACCTTCGGATCAAAAAATTCTCCCTCTAGAAAACGGCGACCATTTGAACCGTGTGGAATTTGAGCGACGCTACGCAGCGATGCCTCACCTCAAGAAGGCGGAATTGATCGAAGGAGTAGTCCACTTGTCCTCAGCCGTCCGGTTTGCGTCCCATGCCGAACCCCATGCCTTGCTCATCACCTGGTTGGGGGTGTACCGGGCCGCCACGCCGGGTGTCCGGCTCGGAGACAACGCGACGGTCCGGCTTGACGGTGACAATGAGCCCCAGCCCGATGCCCTGCTGCGGCTCGACCCGGCCGTGGGAGGCCGCTCACGGCTGAGCGGCGACGGCTATGTGGAAGGGGCGCCGGAACTGGTGGTGGAAATTGCGGCCAGCTCCGCTTCTTACGAGCGCAATCTAAAACTGTGCGCCTACCGGAGCAATGGGGTGCAGGAGTATCTGCTCTGGTTGGTCGAGGAGCAACGCCTCGAATGGTTCTATCTGGAGCAAGGGGAGTACGCACTTCTCAGCCCTGATGAGCAGGGCACCCTGTGCAGCCGGATTTTTCCGGGACTGTGTCTGGCCGTCTCTGCGCTGCTGGCGGGCGATCTGGCCCAGGTGCTCGGTACGG harbors:
- a CDS encoding Uma2 family endonuclease translates to MFQYDPLRCLPSSAELPDSDETPVDNELQDLVPALLRSILVLLWAERNDWFFAIDMGIYFDPLQPPVVPDGFLSVGVERRVEPTGRLSYVLWEENGTVPIFVLEVVSQTYRSEYDRKMELYRQLGVLYYAIYNPKPGRRKPKPQPLEVYKLTDTGYVLQPGEPVWLPELQLGLGRAEGEFEGWQREWLYWYDAQGQRLLPAWERYRQAEERIAQEQQRADQERQRAEQERQRAERLADYLRSRGIDPDALG
- a CDS encoding Uma2 family endonuclease, whose protein sequence is MAAGVRPEAKKPSAMFLPSDQKILPLENGDHLNRVEFERRYAAMPHLKKAELIEGVVHLSSAVRFASHAEPHALLITWLGVYRAATPGVRLGDNATVRLDGDNEPQPDALLRLDPAVGGRSRLSGDGYVEGAPELVVEIAASSASYERNLKLCAYRSNGVQEYLLWLVEEQRLEWFYLEQGEYALLSPDEQGTLCSRIFPGLCLAVSALLAGDLAQVLGTVQQRLDTPEYRAFSNRMRSEL
- a CDS encoding tellurite resistance TerB family protein, translating into MVVGEYDSVFNSTAVSTEPLSAKEAKLAIGALAMFSDGVVQTEELGVMADHLLDAEFDAAAMQAASTKVNRIYQEEGAGALFNGAVRALAPDEMEPAFELAVRTALADREVSPEERDYMVALARAMRIAPEKLQQLLADYTGNQPELFHG